Genomic segment of Pochonia chlamydosporia 170 chromosome 1, whole genome shotgun sequence:
AACTTGTGTTGACTGGAAACAGGCGCTCCCCTTCTCCGACCTACCCTCGCCCGCCGAGCCATCCCAGCCGTGTCCGCAGCTGCTGTCCGCCACGCCAGCAACGTTCCCGCCGAGgagcccaagaagaaggcccaGAGCATCATCGACTCCCTCCCCGGAAGCAGCCTCCTCAGCAAGACTGCCTTCCTCAGCAGCGCCGCCGGTCTCAGCGTCTACGCCATCAGCAATGAGTACTACGTCATGAACGAGGAGACCATCGTGGCCATCTGCCTGCTGGCCGTTTGGGGAGGTCTCATCAAGTACGGCGGCCCCGGATACAAGGAGTGGGCTGagagccagaaccagaagATCAAGAACATCCTCAACAGCGCTCGTGCCGACCACACTGAGGCTGTCAAGGGCCGCATCGAGGACGTCCAGCAGATGACTGGTGTTGTCGACATCACCAAGGCCATGTTCGAGGTGTCCAAGGTAAGGAGCTCACAGTTTTTAACGGTGCACCCAACAAAAAACTCGTGGCGTGGGAGATACTGACGCACTTGGGACTATCAGGAAACCgccaagctcgaggctcAGGCTTACGAGCTCGAGCAGCAGACCGCCCTggccgccgaggccaaggccgTTCTCGACTCCTGGGTCCGTTACGAGGGCCAGGTCAAGCAGCGCCAGCAGAAGGAGCTCGCTGCCTCTATTATCGCCAAGGTCCagaaggagctggagaacCCCAAGGTCCTGCAGCAGATCCTGCAGCAAAGCGTTGCTGATATTGAGAGTACGTTGTAAATTCCTATTAGTCACGATCTCGATTGGTGCAAAATGGATTGCTAACAATTACGAACAGAGATTGTCTCTTCCAAGGCCCAATAAACGCTTTCTACTAGAGTCTAGATTAAAACGTACCACCGTTTCTTTTGTTACAACAATCTGTGCATATAAACACACCTGTGCAATAGCCAATTAAATCGAGACACTAGTCTTAACTATTTTAACTCTATTCTACAATTTCTCCTCCTTCCGTGACGGCGTTCAGGTGTTGATACAATACGTGAGACGGCGTTTGGAGCACCAGCTACGTCAATCTTGATAGCTCCATAACAACCCTTGGAACAGCTGTGTGAGGTAATGGCTGAAAATATTCCTTGCCTTGATTCAACAGAGCCCTACCTAGATTGTTTCGCAATGTCAGTACCGTGGCGGTCTGTTGGAACACGCAATCTATAAGCACCTGCGACAACGCACAGATGAACATTAAAAGACAGACTGCTTAGGTGTATAGTGCCATCGCATAACATGTTTTGAGCATCTCCGCAGTTTCTTTCACAAAAAAAAGTCCCAAGCAAGTATATAATGACACAATCATCAATTATACAATCCCGTACGATTCATAGCAAATACATTTTCAGTGTAATCAACCACTCTAGAACCCATTTAATAAATCGGCCTCGACTCTTCCCATTTCCTCGTCTCAATCATGTCTTTGGAGTCCGGCGTCTCCTCTTTCGACTCTGGTAGCCACGAAACTCTCCCACTACGCCGTCTTCTCGCACCCTCGCCCTTGGTAGGGCCAATCCACTCCCAAGCGCGCCCAACTTCCCCGCTGCGGCCCTGTCTTTGGCCTGTGCGGACGTTGCTATTCTGCTCTACGACGGCTCTAACCCTTTGCCAGATTCTCTCGCGCTCGGAGAGAGCGTGAATAGACCTTAGAACGTCATCTCTCAGGTTCGGCAAGAAGAGCCAGGGATCGTCAAGatcctcttctccaagcTCCCGCTGATCCGCCAGTCGCTGCAAGACCAAGTCTACCAGGGCTGGAACCTGGGCAGAGGTCGCAACATGGCGACGATAACGTGAACGTACGTTTAAACTTCCGAGGGCTAAGAAGATCAGAAATCCAATTGCGAGTCGATATCTTGCCAGTCCGAGCCAGATTGAGCGCTTGATGGCGCAGGTGAGCGAAAGGCGAGCGAGAGAGGTTGACGAAAGCCTTCTGACTGGAAGATTGGATGCACCGGTAGGTCTGTTGGGTCAATGACGGATCTGATTAGTTTGTGTGTCAGAAGAGTGAATTTCATTTTAAGACAAGCAAAGACGATGCCACAGATGGAGGGCCGATTTGCATCGCTTTGCGGAAGAAAAAAATTTCGGCGGTACTCACTTGGTTGTTGTGTCGACTTGAACCTCAATCTCATCTCGAGTCGTGACTTTGCCAATAGCCTTGTCCCACAGATCGTCAAACTCTTGATCACTCAatcttttgtttctcttcttgctGACGGCCTCTTTCAACTCTTCCTCTGCAATCGCAGGCGAATTTTCCTGTtgtccagcttcatcaaccaagtcacCACACTCGTACTTGGCTCGGCGTTCTCTAAGCTCCTCAACGGCCTTGTCAGCTACGGCCTGAACTCGGCGTTCCTGCTCGCTGTCAGGCTCACATGTCGGTGGAAGGGGGACAAGCCCGCCAAACGACAGTGGGTGAGGCTTCTGGATGAATCCTTTGTCACAGGTAACAGTGAATCCCTCAGAACAATATGCATTCGGAGGGCATGGCTCGCATTGAGGTTCGACAAAAGGCAGCACCGCATCGGGAACGGTGATTTCTGGTGGGAGGAGTGACTTTGCCTCTCTGCCAAGGCCGCAGTATCCTACAGCGAGCTTCTCCTGTCGATACCAAGCGCCATAAGCGCCAAGAAGTGCCATAAGAAGGACGAAGAGGGGTGTCAGGACGCTTGTTTGGCGAGCTGGTGCGCGGCTCTTGCGCGAAACGGGGACGACTTCACCGGTGCTCTGAGCCTCTTCCAATTCCAGCTGCTCATCAGCGGTAAACTCCTCACCAGGCTCCAAGGCGAATTCAGGAGATCTTTGCCGCAACTTAGGCGCTGAAATCTCCGAGGCTCTGGGCTTCTTGCTTCGATCAGTGAAGCCATCCGTCCGCCTTCTGGCGGATTGCGCGCTTCGAGTGGCACCATCCCCTACAGTGCGTCGTCGGTTGCTTGGAGTGATTACAGGCGGCGGCGAGCTTCCGCTTTGGAAAGGGTTATCGTCTGTAAACACAGACTCGTCAtgttcgtcgtcgtcgtcgtcgtcttcctcctcttccgGATGAATATTCGACCGATCTGAATGCAATGGATAGTCTTCCTCCGGCTCCGACTCATCCTTGATTTGAGGTGTCACAGTCCTTCTGCTGCTTCGACGCGTCGATTTTGAAGCTACAGATGCagcgccatcatcttcatcaaaATGTGATAGTTGCCGACTGGCAGATCTTGAGCTGCGCTTGCGTGGGCTACGAAGAATGTTGGACTCCGCTACCTCGGGTTCGACCTTAACCCTACCAGAGCTCTTCCTTGGTGACATCGACCTGCGAGCAGACGAATGGCGAGGGCGCGTATCGGGCTCGTCCCAGACATTAGAGTCCTCTGCACTGCCGGCATTGACGAAGCCCAAGCTAGATCGTTTTGCTCTGGCTCTTTGCGCTCGTAGCTTGGCCGCTTGTGACAAAACGTGATCATTGACCAGCTCGACTAACTGACTCTTCTTCGCCGTAGAGGGATAATCCACGTTATGCGTGACGAGGATGGATCGCAGGCGCGGTACGGTCACACTGCGGGCATCGAAGCCCTCTTGAAGGTAATCATCGATGTCGGACATGATGATAGCGGAGATCGCGTAGCTGTTGAGGAAACTAGAATCTCCGGCAATGGCAGAGGTGGATGCGCAATGACAAGTTCAGGAACCGTTCcggcttggcttggctgaggAATGCAGCGGCAAACAGTGGTGAGACAAGGTCAACACGGCAGCCGAGGATAGATCGGACAGGTTACAGCTGAGGTCGCAGCTGATGGCCCTTTATTCATGCAGGGAGAAAGAGGCGTCGATAAGGCCACAGAATAGAAGACCTTAGATACTGAAGATCTTGACACCAGAGCGCTGTCCGCACTATAGTCAGCAAAGCGCTATTGCAAGGATGACAGATATGCAAAACTGGCGGCGACGTTCATCGATTGTTGTTGATCAAAGTAGAACTCCACTGACGCAACCATAGCGCCGTTGTCTGTGGCAACTAGGACAGATAATGGATCCGAGATCAAGGTTTGCTCAAGAAGCTGAGGCTGGTGCCCACAGCCACATGTGGCGCAGAGCGGACCACCCGCAGCCATGTTTCATGCAAGCATGAGATGGGACGGGAGCTTGCATGATTATCATCCCACCTTAGAAGCTTCAACTTTCAAACGCAATTGACACTTCACTAGCTCGTATTGCCTGTTTGCTTTCCCACGCAACAATGCCACAGGCCACAATGGTCGGGGCACGGGGACTTTTGTCAACGTCAACCTTTGtttgcagaagctgctctcGATCCGTCCGCCGTCAATCTCAGCGCTCGTACTCAACATCAAGAGATGACATATACGACGTAGTTTGTGTTGGCGGTGGTCCAGCCGGTCTGAGCCTATTGACAGCCCTTCGTACGCTTCTCTCTTCATTCAGCAGTCTTATCTTGCTTAATATCCTCTAACTATTCCCCAGGTGCAAGCCCAATCACATCCAGACTGCGAGTTGCCCTCGTCGAAGCCCAAGACCTTTCCAAGACCGCCGCCTTCTCCCTCCCGCCGACCCAGTTCTCAAATCGCTGCAGCTCCTTAACACCTTCATCAGCCCAATATCTCAACACAATCGGAGCATGGACGCACATGAAGCGCGAGCGAATCCAAGACTTCCACGAGATGCAAGTCTGGGATGGCGTCACGGACGCCCGAATTGAATTCGACCCTCCGCAAAGCTCCGGTCCCAGCAAAACTATTGCCTACATGACGGAAAACCTGAACCTTACATCCGGCCTGTTAAGGCGTCTAAATGAGTTAGGCAACGTCGACATCTTCGACAATTCGAGAGTGGAGAAAATCGACCTGGGCGAGGAGACTGAAGATATGGACCTCAGCGAGTGGCCCATCGTCCATCTATCCGGCGGCCAATCTCTAGCTGCGCGACTTCTCGTCGGCGCTGACGGCGCCAACAGCCCCGTACGATCATTTGCAGGCATCGAG
This window contains:
- a CDS encoding ATP synthase subunit 4 mitochondrial precursor (similar to Metarhizium robertsii ARSEF 23 XP_007820512.1), with translation MASRLARSAVGAPLLRPTLARRAIPAVSAAAVRHASNVPAEEPKKKAQSIIDSLPGSSLLSKTAFLSSAAGLSVYAISNEYYVMNEETIVAICLLAVWGGLIKYGGPGYKEWAESQNQKIKNILNSARADHTEAVKGRIEDVQQMTGVVDITKAMFEVSKETAKLEAQAYELEQQTALAAEAKAVLDSWVRYEGQVKQRQQKELAASIIAKVQKELENPKVLQQILQQSVADIEKIVSSKAQ
- a CDS encoding sister chromatid separation protein (Src1) (similar to Cordyceps militaris CM01 XP_006667476.1); the protein is MSDIDDYLQEGFDARSVTVPRLRSILVTHNVDYPSTAKKSQLVELVNDHVLSQAAKLRAQRARAKRSSLGFVNAGSAEDSNVWDEPDTRPRHSSARRSMSPRKSSGRVKVEPEVAESNILRSPRKRSSRSASRQLSHFDEDDGAASVASKSTRRSSRRTVTPQIKDESEPEEDYPLHSDRSNIHPEEEEDDDDDDEHDESVFTDDNPFQSGSSPPPVITPSNRRRTVGDGATRSAQSARRRTDGFTDRSKKPRASEISAPKLRQRSPEFALEPGEEFTADEQLELEEAQSTGEVVPVSRKSRAPARQTSVLTPLFVLLMALLGAYGAWYRQEKLAVGYCGLGREAKSLLPPEITVPDAVLPFVEPQCEPCPPNAYCSEGFTVTCDKGFIQKPHPLSFGGLVPLPPTCEPDSEQERRVQAVADKAVEELRERRAKYECGDLVDEAGQQENSPAIAEEELKEAVSKKRNKRLSDQEFDDLWDKAIGKVTTRDEIEVQVDTTTKPTGASNLPVRRLSSTSLARLSLTCAIKRSIWLGLARYRLAIGFLIFLALGSLNVRSRYRRHVATSAQVPALVDLVLQRLADQRELGEEDLDDPWLFLPNLRDDVLRSIHALSERERIWQRVRAVVEQNSNVRTGQRQGRSGEVGRAWEWIGPTKGEGARRRRSGRVSWLPESKEETPDSKDMIETRKWEESRPIY